The genomic window ACACATGATTGTCCTCGTACATATTAATGATTGAAACAGTACTAGTCTGAGGATCAATTAACAGGATTTTAATTATATTATTTTCAAGGCTTTTGTAATAATCGAAATGTATGAGGCCATTTTTTGACGCAAAGCTCAATGAGCCTTTCTTTGTTCATAGAAATATGTAGAATTAATGAGAAAAAGTATTTGCAGAATAACAAAAAATCATAATTTCACAAGTAGAATATAATAGCGCTCAATGAATTATCAAATAACGAAAGTATCTTCTTTCTTTTTATTAATCCTTCTAATCAACGTTTTTACAATTGACGCACAAGTGATTGTCAAATCATGTGGAATTCAACTAAACATCCCACACTTTGAAGAAACATCACTCATTAAAAAAAATGCACAGACCGATATTATACAAAAAATCTTAGGTCCAATAGAAAAAACTGGCTCAAATCTAGAGATAAGGTTTTGGAGTACCCAATATGGAAATATTGATATTTTAATAGATCTAAAATGTGATGGTTCTCATTTAGTAATATGTAAATACTCGTGCTATATAAGTGCAAAGGGCAGACAAAATATTGATGAGTCAAAATATCGCAATATTGGCCCGCCTACCGCCAGTGCGAACTATAATATAATGCTTTCTAAAGAACCCGTTAAACAATTAAATTCAAATCAGGTTAAAGAACTTTTCAAAAAATTAACAGACAATCATTTATTCGACCTACCAACTGAGGCCGAGTTAGTTAAGATCGTTAGCGCGAGCTATCCCCAGTTTAAGGCTACGGGTGAAGCAAATATTTATATGCAAATAAATGTCAACGGAAAGATTAGGGAAATGAAGTATTCTGCTTTTTATAGTGAGAATGCTGATCGTGTGTATCAATATAGAAATCTTATGAAGTTATATAAAATCTTTAACTTCAAATAAATAATCACATGAAATTAACACGCTTAGAAAGCAGATTTAAGTTTGTTCTCCTGACAAATGATTAATATAAACAAAATTGTTAATTCTGTCGCTTACAGCCAAGATGTTTAATGATTTAACTAGCTCACAAACAACTATTAAGCTATAATTGATGAGCATTGATACCGTTTAATGTGCTCACCGAATTGCTCACCTTTTTCTTGCGAAAAAATGAATAATTTGGTGTTTCCAGAAAACGAAAAAGCCTGTAAATTAAATATTTACAGGCTTTTAGTTAAATTTAAAACTATTTTCGCGGAATGGACGGGACTCGAACCCGCGACCTCCTGCGTGACAGGCAGGCATTCTAACCAGCTGAACTACCACTCCTTTTGTTCTTCTTTAAAGTTCGAACCTCTTGTCTCTTTCGAGGTTGCAAATATAGAGACTATATCTTAATTTGCAAACTTTTTTTCAAAAAATATATAACTACTTATCCTACAGCACCTTCCTGCATCTTTTCTGCATTTTCAGCAAACTGAAGTGCATCAATAATTTCCTGAATATCGCCATCCATAATGCTCGGCAAGTTGTACATCGTTAATCCGATACGATGTTCGGTAACACGTCCCTGTGGATAATTGTAGGTTCTGATCTTAGCCGAACGATCTCCGGTTGACACCATTGTTTTACGTTTAGCGGCAATATCACCATTCTTTTTCTGCAATTCGATATCGTAAAGTTTGCTACGCAACATCTCCATTGCAATAACACGGTTACCCAATTGCGAACGTTCTTGCTGACAAACCACCACAATACCCGATGGCTTGTGCGTTAACTGCACCTTGGTTTCTACTTTATTTACGTTCTGTCCACCTGCACCACCTGACCGCGAAGTTTGTAGTTCAATATCGGCGGGGTTAATGTACAGATCAATTTCTTCAGCTTCTGGCAAAACAGCTACAGATGCCGCCGAAGTATGTACACGGCCCTGGGTTTCAGTGTCTGGCACACGTTGCACGCGGTGTACACCACTTTCGTATTTTAGCTGGCCATAAACATCATCGCCACTCACTTTCAAGATTACCTCTTTATAACCACCGGCTGTACCTTCTGTTACATCAACAGTTTCTACTTTCCAGCCCTTGGTTTCGAAATAACGGGTATACATGCGGTACAAATCGCCGGCAAATAAAGCAGCTTCATCGCCACCGGTACCACCACGGATCTCGAATACCGCGTTTTTGGCATCTTCAGGATCTTTAGGAATCAACATCAAACGGATATTGCTTTCCATTTCTTCCTGCTGCTTTAAAAGCATATCCAGTTCTTCTTTTGCCATCTCACGCATTTCAGCATCTTTCTCAGTAGCTAAAATTTCTTTGTTGGCATCAATATTACTCATCACATTTTTGTAGATTTTATACTCATCCACAATCTTGCCCAAGTCTTTATATTCTTTATTTAAAGCCGCAAAACGTTTCATATCCTGAATTACATCCGGATTGCTCAACGATTCTTCCACATCTTCCCAACGCAGCTTTATAGCTTCTAATTTATCTAACATATTTATTCTTGTTGAAATTTCCTGACGGTCGGTATAGGCCCAAAAATTCAGGAAATGCAAAAATAAGGAAAAAAGCTGAATTAGTTTGTTTAGGATTAGAGGTTAATTGGTTAACGGTTTGGGCTTAATGTCTAAATCGAAATGTTGCCAGTAATCCGAAAATGCAAAAAAGTTGATGTCAAGGTTTTGAAAACGAACCGTCCTGTACCCGTGGCGGCTGGTAGCCCAGCTATCACTTCAAGTCCTCGCTACACTGTGGGCTTTCCGTTTTATCGGGTTTATAATTAGCAGCAGGTACAAATAAGCATCATGCAACCTCAAATAGAAGCAGAAACTGATGTATCTAAACGGGATCCGATAGCTATCGGATGAAGTGGCAGCTCCCGATTTTTCATCGGGACTACAACAAAAAGCCCGAGAAACATTAAAAAAGCTACAGACACTGCTTTCCAAAAAAATAAACTTAAAAATTAAGCATCTGGCTCATAATACTCCAGTTTCAAATGCACACCATCAAAAACCCCATAAGAATTATAGTTGAGCCATTCGCCAATATTAACATACCGGCTCCCATTACCCAAATCTATATCTAGCGGCAGGTGCCTGTGCCCGAAAATAAAATAATCGAAATGTGACTGCTGCAACTGTTCTTTAGCATAAATGGCGAGCCATTCTTTACCCTCGCCCAAAAAAACTTCTTTTTCGGTTTGTGCAGCCCTACTCTCCTGGCTCCATCCATTTGCAATACCGATCCCCAGATTTGGATGCAAACGGGCAAATAGCCATTGACAAAACTTGCTTCTAAAAATCTTTCTTAAGAATTTATACTTGTTATCCCCCGGCCCTAAACCATCGCCGTGGTGCAGGTAGAATTTTTTGCCAGCTCTTTCAATGATCAGTTCATCGCTGATGATCTCCATGCCGATTTCCTGCGTAAAATAATCGCGCACCCACATATCATGGTTACCTTTAAAAAAATAGATTTTTATCCCGGCATCGGCCATGGCCGCCAATTTACCCTGTAAACGGATAAATCCCTTCGGAATTACTTTAGCATACTCGAACCAGAAATCGAAAATATCGCCCATTAAAAATAGCTCACTGCAATTCGGTTCAATAAAATTCAACCAATTTACAATGCGCGCTTCACGGGCACGGCTTTTGGCATAATTTGGCGTGCCTAAATGAAAATCGGAAGCGAAGTAAATATTTTTTGCCATGGAGTTTCAAAGGTAAAAGAAAAAAGTGGAAAGCTTAAAGACCAAGGCAGAAAGACCAAAGCTCAATAATCTGTGTAATCATCCCGAAGGAAAAAGCTGAAAGACTAAAATAACGAGCCTAACTCCGTGTAATCTGTGTTTCCGTGGCAAAAAACTTAATGCCCTTAATTTCTCAATGGTGAAAACCCCTAAAGCTGAAAGACCAAAGCAGAAAGACCAAAGCTCAATAATCTGCGTAATCATCCCGAAGGAAAAAGCTGTAAGACTAAAATAACGAGCCTAACTCCGTGTAATCTGTGTTTCCGTGGCAAAAAACTTAATGCCCTTAATTTCTCAATGGTGAAAACCCCTAAAGCAGAAAGACCAAAGCTCAATAATCTGCGTAATCATCCCGAAGGAAAAAGCTGTAAGACTAAAATAACGAGCCTAACTCCGTGTAATCTGTGTTTCCTTGGCAAAAACTTAATGCCCTTAATTTCTCAATGGTGAAAACTCCTAAAGCTGAAAGACCAAAGCAGAAAGACCAAAGCTCAATAATCTGCGTAATCATCCCGAAGGAAAAAGCTGTAAGACTAAAATAACGAGCCTAAATCTGTGTTTCCGTGGCAAAAAACTTAATGCCCTTAATTTCTCAATGGTGAAAACCCCTAAAGCTGAAAGACCGAAGACAAAGACTAAAGCAAGAAAACTAAAATCACCTTAACAAATCGGTGCAATCTCAAAATCTGTGCAATCAACCCGAAGGAAAAAAAGACATATATTAGTAAACAAATCTTATTAAAGATGAAAAAACAAATTCTATTAAGCTTATTTGCATTAAGTCTCTTTGCCTGCAACCAGGGCAAAAAACCTGCAGAAAAAATAACATTGATGAAATACCCTGAAACAAAAAAAAGACAGCACAAAAGATAATTATTTCGGAACCATAATTGCCGACCCTTACAGATGGCTAGAGAATGACACCTCGGCCGAAACCAAAGCCTGGGTCGTAGCCGAAAATAAGGTTACCCAAAACTACCTGGAGCAGATCCCTTACCGCACTGACATTAAAAAGCGCTTAACATTATTATGGAACTACCCTAAAGAAAGTGCACCATTTAAGGTCGGCGAATATTATTTCTTCATCAAAAATGAAGGGCTTCAAAACCAAAGCATCTGGTTTATTAAAAAAGGGTTAGATGGTAAAGAAGAAATTTTTCTCGATCCAAATAAACTTACAAAAGACGGAACGGCAGCCGTTTCGCTTTTGGGCTTCTCTCACGACAAAAAATACCTGGCCTATTCGGTTGCGCAAGCAGGATCAGACTGGAGCAATATTTATGTAATGGAAATAGCCAGCAAAACCAAATTAGCTGATGAGCTGAAATGGACCAAATTCTCTGGCGCGGCATGGAAAGGCGATGGTTTTTACTACAGTAAATTTGACGAGCCCGCCAAGGGAACTGATCTTTCTGCAGCCAACAAATACCAGAAAGTGTATTTCCATAAATTGGGAGATGAACAGCAAAAAGATCAATTAATTTTTGAAGACAAAACCAATCCAAATCTATATTTCGGTGCCAATGTCACTGAAGATGAACGCTTTCTGGTGGTTTATGCCAGCGCAGGTACTTCGGGCAATGCTTTATACTATCAAGACCTGAAAGCACAGGGAAGCAAAATCGAACCTTTGATTAAGGGTTATGAAAATAACCATAGCGTTGTTGATAATATAGGCGACAAATTATTAGTAAACACCGATTTAGGAGCAGAAAACAAACAAGTAGTTTTGGTTGATCCAAAGAATGCAGATCCAAAAAACTGGCAGAAAATCATCCCCGAATCTAAGCTGGCTTTGGAAGGTATTGGAACCGGAGGAGGATTTTTATGGGCCTCGTACCTAAAAGATGCAAGTACGAATATTATCCAGTTTGATTTGGCAGGGAAGAGAATCGGCGAAGTAAAATTACCTGCAATTGGCACTGTTGATAGCTTTGGTGGATATAAAGAAGATAAAGAATTCTTTTACAGCTTTTCTAATTTCACCACTCCAGGCACCATTTATCGTTACGACATTAACAAGAGCGAATCGATATTATATAAAAAATCTGGACTCCAATTTAATACCGATAATTACGAAACCAAACAGGTATTTTATCCATCAAAAGATGGCACAAAAGTACCTATGTTTATCGTATCAAAGAAAGGGATCAAGCTTGATGGCAACAACCCCGTTTATCTTTATGCATATGGTGGCTTTCAGGTTAGCTTAACGCCTGGGTTCAGTCTTTCACGTTTGTTGTTTTTAGAGCGTGGCGGCATTTACGTTCAGCCGAGTTTACGTGGTGGAAGCGAGTATGGCGAAGCCTGGCACAAAGCCGGTATGTTAGCAAAAAAACAGAACGTTTTCGACGATTTTATTGCCGCAGCCGAATACCTGGTTAAAGAGAAGTACACCAATCCCGCCAAAATTGCTATATCTGGTGGCTCAAACGGCGGCCTGTTGGTAGGCGCCTGTATGACCCAAAGACCCGATCTGTTTAAAGTGGCTTTACCTGCTGTTGGTGTTTTAGACATGCTTCGTTATCATAAATTTACGGTTGGCTGGGGCTGGGCAGTTGAATATGGTAGCAGTGATAAAAAAGAAGATTTCGATTACCTGATTAAATATTCGCCGCTCCATAACCTAAAAAGCGGCGTTAATTATCCGGCAACATTAATCACAACAGCAGATCACGATGACCGCGTAGTACCTGCGCATTCATTTAAATTTGCAGCAACCTTACAGGATAAATACAAAGGCGAAAACCCTGTTTTAATCAGAATAGAAACTAAAGCAGGGCATGGTGCAGGTAAGCCAACTACGAAAGTGATTGAAGAAGCGGCTGATGTATGGAGTTTTGTGTTTCAGAATTTAGGGATGAGCTGGTAGCGTATTTTTTTTCATTCTGACTCTACCAAAGGTCGTCATCTCGACTGGAGCGTAGCGAAATGTTCCAAAGGAACTCCTTTGGAGGAGAGATCTATCTAGACAGATTTCTCGACTGCGTTGCACTCCGCTCGAAATGACGATATCTTGTAGTAATCATCATGAAAAATTATGCTTCTAATATAACACTATCCCATTTCCCACTAAATCCATAGACCAATTATAATTTGCTTTAAACCCCTAAAAACCCTTAACTTTTGTTTTACACCTATGCAAAGCATATAAAATATTGAATACAACTGGATTACAAAATTATCTAGAATATTTCTAAATAGCAGGATTGATAAGACTTTATTTTGTAACTTTGCATCAAATTTTTTTTAATGATCACTACTGATATAGCCGTAATAGGCGCTGGTCCGGTTGGTTTATTCGCCATTTTTGAAGCCGGTTTATTAAAAATGCGTTGCCATTTAATTGACTACCTGCCTCAGGTTGGTGGTCAGCTGTCTGAAATTTACCCTAAAAAACCGATATACGATATCCCTGGTTATCCTTCTGTGTTGGCCCAGGAACTTATCGATAACCTAATGGAGCAGGCAAAACCTTTCCATCCAACGTTTACTTTAGGCGAGCGTATTGAAGGTTTAGAAAAGCGTGGTGAAGCAGATTTCGTTTTAACGACCAATATGGGTACCGTTATCGAAGCCAAAGTTGTGGTAATTGCAGGTGGTTTAGGTTGCTTTGAGCCACGTAAACCTGCTGTAGAAAATTTAGAGAACTTTGAGAATGGTAAAGGTGTAAACTATATGATCCTTGACCCGGAGAAATACCGTGATCAGAAAATGGTGATTGCCGGTGGTGGCGACTCTGCTTTAGACTGGACCATTTACTTAGCAGAAGTTTGTTCTGAATTAACTTTGGTGCATAGAAGCGAGAGTTTCCGTGGGGCTCCAGATTCGGTTGCTAAAGTAATGGCACTGGCAGAAAGCGGTAAAATCAATTTGATTTTAAACAGCAATCTTCAGGCGGTACAGGGAACTGACAAATTAGAACAAGTTGAAATTGTGCAGAACCGGACCATGGAAAAAACTGTGGTGGAGGCTGATCACTTAATTCCTTTGTTTGGTTTGAGCCCTAAATTAGGTCCGATTGAAGATTGGAACTTAAATATCAACAAAAGTGCAATCGAGGTTAACGTTGATGATTATTCGACAAACATCCCTGGAATTTATGCCATTGGCGATATCAACACTTACACCAATAAACTAAAATTGATTCTTTGTGGTTTCCACGAGGCTGCATTAATGAGCCATAGTGCTTATTCTTACATGAACCCAGGGGTGAAATATACCATGAAATATACAACTGTAAACGGAGTTTCAGAATTTTAAGCTTTCTACTATATTTGTGAATCAATATAAGTAAGCTAAAAAATGGAAAACAATATTAATATATACATGCAAGAGCCGGATGGTTCGGTTACTGAACACGTTGCACCAACAGACATGGGTTTAAGCCTGATGGAGTTTTTAAAAGCATCAGAATACGATATTCTAGCTACTTGTGGCGGAATGGCCTTATGCGCTACCTGCTGCGTTGATGTATTAGAAGGCGAAGAAAAACTTAACGAAATGACAGACGATGAGTATGCCATGTTGGATACTTTGCCTGATCTGTTACCAAATTCGCGTTTAGCCTGCCAACTGCAGTTAAACAATAATATGGACGGATTAAAAGTGAAATTACATGGCGTAAGCTAAGGCTGTAAAAGATATTAAATGGAAAAAGGTGATACTTATGTATTGCCTTTTTTTGTTGGTATCGTCATTGCGAGGTACAAGGCAATCTTAAAGCATTGGCCGAAACTAGCCGATGTTTTTTTTTGGAAATGTGGGGTTCTGTTTTAATGGCAAGAGTAGTCCTGCTATCGCTTCAAGTCCTCACTCGTTCCTCGTTGTGGGCTTTCCGCTTTATCAGGTTTAGAAACGAAGGGCTTGTTATTAGAAGCAGTAAAGACCTCGCAGGTTTTGAAACGGCGCAGCCCTCAATGAGGCCATTGAAAACAATATAATTTACGAATTAAACCTGCGAGGTCTGGATGGCAACTTATTGAATAATTATTTTCTGCTTTTCTACATTCCAGCCATACACTTCTACAGCCAGATTACTTTGCTTCCCTGTATATTCTACCGTTACCGTTTTACTTTCTCCGGGTAAAATACTCACGTAGTTATCATCATAAAAAGCAGGGAGCACCCGTTCGCCGGTATTGCCATTTATTAAAGCAACACGGTTAAAAAATGCGACAGGGTTTCCGTTTGCATTACTCAAAGTAACGGTTACCTTGCCGTTTTTCTGATCAACAGCTGCAACTTTTAACGGTGCCTGTTTGATGCTTTTTAAACCCGAATATTCGCCATCTTTACCTGGAAGCCAATAAATATTCTCGCTTAAAATATTTTGCTTCTGATCTAAAATCCTTAAAGAAACAAATACACCTTCTTTTTTATCCAGCTTGGTTAAGAACTCGTTCATAGGAAAAAGTCTTCTCACCGAAGATGGACCAACCGAATTGAAGGCCTGAGCGTAGAAATAATCTTTTCCGTCCATATCATACGCTTTCGCCTGTATCATCAGGTTGTTTTTAGTGCTAAACCCATTGTTTACAATGGTAACCATGCTATCCAAAGGGTTCATCATCACATGCAAAGGTTCGCTTCCTTTCCTTAAGCCGTATAAACAGGCATTAGGATCAAGGTAATAATCGTACATCTGTCCACGCATGGCTGTCCATGGGTTTTGGGTTTTCCAGATGATAGAACCGGTATACCAGTCCCACATTTTGTTCGAGAAACCCTCCATTAATGCCCTGTACTGATCGTAGTTGGCCAATTGCGCTTTCATCGCAAAATCTTCTGCACTTTTTGGCTTACCATATGGATTAAGGTATTGCTCGTAGGAGATGTATTTATGATAATCCCATACCGAATCGGGCTTGGCTTTGTATTGTGGTGCAATTAGGTTTTCTTTTGGGATAAAACGGAGCAAGGAAACGTAGTCGCCTACTCCTACCGAGCCTACTTCCGAGTTGTAAGGGAAGGTTTTGGTGCCCCAAAAAGTTTTAATGTCTTGTATGCCGTATGGGCCATCACCGTTCCCTCCAATGGAATTGAAAGACATTTCGTCGCTATTGGAGAAATCAAAAAGTTTTCTCGTTCCATCTAAGCGCGGTAGGATATCGTTCTTTAAAGGCTCCAAAATACCTTCCGGTGGTGTAATTTCATTTCCTCCGCACCAAAAAGCAAGCGAAGCATGGTTTCTGATCATTTTGATCTGATCTTCAATGGCTGTTAAGGTTAAGTTATGATCATCTGGATAATTTCTGCGCGTCCATTGATCTTCTTTTTTCATTGGATCTACCCAACGGCCATTACAATCGCCACTGAACCAGAAATCCTGAAAAACCAGCAAACCGTATTTATCGCAGGCATTGTAAAATTCAGGTCTTTCCAAAATTGCTCCTCCCCAGATCCTGATCAGGTTGAGGTTCATATCTTTATGGTAACGCACTTCAGCATCGTAACGGGCATCGCTAAAACGAAGCATCGCATCAGAAATGATCCAGTTGCCACCCTTAATAAAAATCTTTTGTCCGTTTACATAAGCACCCATACTTTTGGTATGCTCGTTCCAGATATTATCTATCTGTCGAACTCCTACTTTAAGCTGTTCTTGATCCAAAACCTGATTGGCAGCTATAAATTCGACCTTCACATCATACAGGTTCTGCGGCCCGTATCCACTTGGCCACCATAATTTAGGGTTGTCGAGCTGTAAATCAGGAAGTTTAACTGTAGTAGTCTTATTTGCCGCAATAGTAGTTGGCTGTTTAACCAATTTTCCGGCAATTTGATATTGTAAAGTACCCGAAACAGGCTGACCTGTAGGGTTTTCAATTTCAACTGAAACTTTAACGGTAGCTGGATTTTGTTTCCCTTCGGGTAAGCGCTTGCCTGGAACCAAGGTAATAACCTGTGGATTTTGGATATTGATGCTTTTTGTTTTCTCGATGGTCACTTTATCCCAAATACCCGTGTTACGATCACGCGTAGGTTGAATCCAATCCCAGCCGGCTGTGTATTGTGTGGTTAAACCTTTGGCAATAGTGCCATCACCACCCTGGCCACCATTCGGGTTACCTGGAAAATCCGGAGGATAAACAATTACAGCCAGTCTGTTTTTTCCGTTTGAAGATAAAAGTTTAGTGATATTGTATTGTGCCCTAAGGTGCATCCCAACCTGGGTTTTTGGATTAACCTTTTTCCCATTTAAATAAATTTCGGCTTTGTAATTTATCCCTCTAAACTGCAACCAAACCTGTTCGTTACCCACAGCACGCTCCTCAAAATCTTTTACAAACCAGTAGGTGTAATAATCGTTACCAGTTTTATACACATCAGGAATTTTCTCATTGTTCATTCCATAAAATGGATCGGGTACTTTTTTGTTGTTCAGCAAAGTGGTTAATACTGTTCCAGGTACAGTTGCAGGCATCCAACTGTTAAGTGAAAAACCTGTTTTAGAAATTTCTGAACCGGTAGATTTAGCATCTTTGATATTGGTACATACCCAGCCCGAATTTAGTTCATAGCGCTGTTGTGCATTTACGGTCAAAACCGAACAGAGTAAGAGAAGTAGAAATATTTTCTTCATTATTGTTAAATTATTGAATGAGTGATTTATTGAATGAGAGAATGTTTTATTTACTGAATGAGAATTTTCACTATTGGTATAGTAAGCATTCTCTCATTCAATCATTTTCAATTTAATCATTACTTAGTTGAAACTGGTCTATCCTCAGGTTTTACACCCCAGGTTGCTGATGGTTTATTGCCCATATAAATTTGCATATTTCCGCCAGCTGTTATAGTTTTATGCAGGATATATGATTTATTGTAAGCTTTGCCATTCAGCACAATTTTCTGAATGTACTTATTCTCCGCACTGTTACCCACAACCTTTATATTGAATTTCTTATTCCCCGGCAGCGAAATAATCGCATCATTAACTAATGGCGTTCCGAAAACGTAAGCCCCGTTTGCCGGATTTACAGGATAAAAACCCATTGCTGAGAAAACATACCAGGCGCTCATTTGGCCTACATCTTCATTACCACACAAACCGTCCGGTTTTGAAGAATAAAAATCCTTGTCGATTTTACGGATCAGATCGGCAGTTTTCCATGGCCGGCCTGCGTAAGTATATAAATAAGGGATGTGGTGGTTGGGTTCATTTCCCTGTGCATAATTACCGATCAACCCACTAATATCCGGC from Flavobacterium sp. W4I14 includes these protein-coding regions:
- a CDS encoding mannosylglycoprotein endo-beta-mannosidase (product_source=KO:K18577; cath_funfam=2.60.120.260,2.60.40.10,3.20.20.80; cleavage_site_network=SignalP-noTM; ko=KO:K18577; pfam=PF00703,PF02836,PF18368; superfamily=49303,49785,51445), with amino-acid sequence MKKIFLLLLLCSVLTVNAQQRYELNSGWVCTNIKDAKSTGSEISKTGFSLNSWMPATVPGTVLTTLLNNKKVPDPFYGMNNEKIPDVYKTGNDYYTYWFVKDFEERAVGNEQVWLQFRGINYKAEIYLNGKKVNPKTQVGMHLRAQYNITKLLSSNGKNRLAVIVYPPDFPGNPNGGQGGDGTIAKGLTTQYTAGWDWIQPTRDRNTGIWDKVTIEKTKSINIQNPQVITLVPGKRLPEGKQNPATVKVSVEIENPTGQPVSGTLQYQIAGKLVKQPTTIAANKTTTVKLPDLQLDNPKLWWPSGYGPQNLYDVKVEFIAANQVLDQEQLKVGVRQIDNIWNEHTKSMGAYVNGQKIFIKGGNWIISDAMLRFSDARYDAEVRYHKDMNLNLIRIWGGAILERPEFYNACDKYGLLVFQDFWFSGDCNGRWVDPMKKEDQWTRRNYPDDHNLTLTAIEDQIKMIRNHASLAFWCGGNEITPPEGILEPLKNDILPRLDGTRKLFDFSNSDEMSFNSIGGNGDGPYGIQDIKTFWGTKTFPYNSEVGSVGVGDYVSLLRFIPKENLIAPQYKAKPDSVWDYHKYISYEQYLNPYGKPKSAEDFAMKAQLANYDQYRALMEGFSNKMWDWYTGSIIWKTQNPWTAMRGQMYDYYLDPNACLYGLRKGSEPLHVMMNPLDSMVTIVNNGFSTKNNLMIQAKAYDMDGKDYFYAQAFNSVGPSSVRRLFPMNEFLTKLDKKEGVFVSLRILDQKQNILSENIYWLPGKDGEYSGLKSIKQAPLKVAAVDQKNGKVTVTLSNANGNPVAFFNRVALINGNTGERVLPAFYDDNYVSILPGESKTVTVEYTGKQSNLAVEVYGWNVEKQKIIIQ